The nucleotide sequence TTTCTCCGGATAATAGTTCTCATTATATCCGGGCTATGGGCAAGGACAATTTTAGGATAATTGTTATCGGTATATTTCAGGGCGTGCTCCATGTTATCCAAACCAGCCCAGACGTCGTCAATCCCCAAAAGCCAGAATTGGCTGTCGCGGATATTTATAAGCCGTGATTCATTAGATAAATAGTTGGCCCCGATACTCTCAAAAATATCTTGCACCTCGCTGGACTTGTCTATAAATTTATTGAATTCGTAGATACGGCCGATATCATATTCATGATTGCCGCTCACGGCATACGAGGGAATTCTTTCGGTCGCCGGCGCGAGATTTTTCAGCCCGTCTATTTTATCATATCCTCCAAAAACCTGGTCGCCGGCGAAGAAGATTAAATCGGGATTCAATGCCAGCAGTTTGGAAGAGATTTTATTGACGAATCCGCTCTTTTTAAAGGGTCCGACATGTATATCGGAGAGGAGGGCGATGGTAACGGTATTATCGGAATTTGGATTGATATCAAGATATTTATTTTTTACGGTGATTATTCTCGGTTCTATAAAACTGCCATAAAATATAACCAACCCCGAAAAGATAGTCAGGGTAATTAAAATTTGCCAAATTATTTTTTTACCTTGTCGCTGTTTAATTTTTTGCCAAAACAAAAAAGACAGCAACGCTGTCAGAAAGAGGTAAGTAAAAATTATAATATCAAAATAAATATAAGTCATGAATTTTTAATAGTAGCGGCGGGTGGGGTCTCCGCCAAAGGCGGACCAGCCTCTGGCTGGGAACCACCGATCCCGAGTACTCGGGATTATGAGCGTCGTAGTAAATGTACCAGGGGAGGGATTCGAACCCTCGACCTTGGCGTTATGAGTGCCACGCTCTTACCAACTGAGCTACCCTGGCTTTTAAAAGCCGTAAGCCGCTTGGCTTACAGCTTTTTTCTTGTTGCGGGGGTGAGATTTGAACTCACGACCTCCAGGTTATGGGCCTGGCGAGCTGCCGGGCTGCTCTACCCCGCGATGTTGTTGGCAATTATCAACAAATTTTTCCAAAGCTTTCCTACTTTTTAATGATTTTAAATATTTTTCATGTTTAACCGCTTCTGATCTGGTCGGAAATCCTTTTATATAAACATATTGCCACGGCAAATACGGTTTTGTTGACTTGTTTTTACCCGTATTGTGGTATTTTATTCTGGTATCCAAATTATTACAATGACCTATATAATATTTATTAAATGGTATGCTATTAATGATGTATGTGAAATAGTTTGCCATTTATAGATTTTAATTACAGCGAGGCCTGGCGAGTCCCGATTTTTAGAGCCGCTGCAAGCGGCCTAAAAATCGAGGATCCTCGAAATTGTTGCAAAATCGGAGATTTTGACAATTTCGGGACTGCCGGGCTGCTCCCTGCCTGCCGGCAGGCAGGTACCCCGCGATGATTATATCTTGTATTATATAAATAAATCATGTTTTTGTCAAACCCATTGGCCCTTTGACGTTTAAAGCGCTCGGGGTCTTGACGAATTAAAGATTTTGTGTTATTTTATAAAGTGGTTCTTTTTACCGCTTATATTTGCGATAATCGCGAATATAAGCAAAAACTCCGGCCCGGAGAGTAGGGTATTTTGCCAAATGGTGAATGTCCAACTCGGTTCCGAATGGTTCGGGATTGGTTTGGCTAGTGCCTTTGGCGGAAGGAGAAAAAGTTATGGGAGAAAAGTATTTGTCTGATGTGAAGGAAGTAGTGGAGCGGCTTAATAGTAAAGATGCTAAGAATTTTCACCGTAAACTTCAAGCATTGTTAAACCCTAAGGGTGGAACCAAGTTCTTGCCCGGCGGCATTATCACTCCAGAGTTCTATGAGGAAGAATTCGGGATTGCGG is from Patescibacteria group bacterium and encodes:
- a CDS encoding metallophosphoesterase, producing the protein MTYIYFDIIIFTYLFLTALLSFLFWQKIKQRQGKKIIWQILITLTIFSGLVIFYGSFIEPRIITVKNKYLDINPNSDNTVTIALLSDIHVGPFKKSGFVNKISSKLLALNPDLIFFAGDQVFGGYDKIDGLKNLAPATERIPSYAVSGNHEYDIGRIYEFNKFIDKSSEVQDIFESIGANYLSNESRLINIRDSQFWLLGIDDVWAGLDNMEHALKYTDNNYPKIVLAHSPDIMRTIIRRNRQVALILCGHTHGGQIRLPFIGSVPTIPTFFGRQYDKGLFKIKNYLLYITSGIGESGTRARLFNPPEIVLLHIKI